The Streptomyces sp. NBC_00483 genome contains the following window.
CCAGCCGGATCCACGGCTCACCGAACACCGTGCCCTGGGGGAACGCGAGCTTCGTGCCGTGCCCGATCGCGCCGAACCGGTGTCCGCCGGACTGCCGCGCGGTGACCGCGCCCTTGCGCTGCACCCAGCGCCATCCGGCCTGTACGAGCCGGTGTGCTGGCCCACCCTTGTCGTTCCGCGTCTTCGGCACGGCGTCACGTTACCCACGCGTATCTGCCACCCCCACCTCGCCGACCTGTGATCTTCGCCCCACAGGTACCTTTCCCTTGGCGCGACGCATGCATGACACACACGGCATGACACGTACACGTACGACACGTAGGGAGCACAGACCTCATGTCCCACGAGGCACTCGTCACCGGCATCGGCGACAAGGAACCGAAGGTGGACCCGGAGGCGTTCGTCGCCCCGACGTCCGTGGTGATCGGCGACGTCACGCTGCACGCGGGCGCGAGCGTCTGGTACGGCGCGGTGCTGCGGTCCGAGGTCGAGCCGATCACGCTCGGCGCGGACAGTAATATCCAGGACAACTGCACGGTGCACGTCGACCTCGGGTTCCCCGCGACGATCGGCGAGCGCGTCTCCGTCGGCCACAACGCGGTGCTGCACGGCTGCACCGTGGAGGACGACTGCCTCATCGGGATGGGGGCGACCGTGCTCAACGGCGCGGTGATCGGGGCGGGTTCGCTGGTCGCGGCGAATGCGCTGGTGCCGCAGGGGATGGTGGTTCCGCCCGGCTCAATGGTCGCGGGCGTCCCGGCGAAGGTCCGGCGTGAGCTGTCCGCGGAGGAGCGAGAGATGCTCACGCTCAACGGGACGCATTATGTGGAGCTGGCGAAGAGGCACCGGGCACTTTGAGCCCCCCTCTTAGACGAGAGCCAGCGGGGTTTGGGGCAGAGCCCCGAGCGGTGCGGCGGAACCTCAGCTCACGGGCTCGGGCTCCGCCGACTCCTCATGCTCCGCCACCATCTTCGCCGTCCGCCGCTTCACGATCAGCATGGATCCCAGGCCGATGAGGATGGCCACGCCCAGGCCCACGTACGAGAACCTCTTGAGCCAGTCCTCCGCGACCACGCCCACGTAGTAGATGACCGCGGTCGTGCCGCCGGCCCAGATCACGCCGCCCAGGACGTTCGCGATGAGGAACTTCCAGTACGGCATGTGCAGGACGCCCGCGAGCGGCCCGGCGAAGATGCGGAGCAGGGCGATGAAGCGGCCGAAGAAGACGGCCCACATGCCCCACTTCTCGAAGGACCGCTCGGCGGCACCGACATGTCCGGGACCGAAGTGCTTGGGGAACTTGCGTCCCATCTTGGCGAGCAGTGGGCGCCCGCCCTTGCGGCCGATCGCGTACCCGATGGAGTCACCGACGACGGCGCCCGCGCTGGCGCAGGCCCCGAGGATGATCGGGTTGACATCGCCGTGCTGCGAGGAGAGCAGCGCCGCGGAGATGAGCACGATCTCGCCGGGCAGCGGGATGCCGAGGCTTTCGACGCCGATCACTCCGGCCACCAGTAGGTAGACGGCGACCGCCGGAATCGTGTCGAGCCATGCCTGGACGTGCATCGACGTCGCCTCCCGTACCCACCAAGATCTGCCTGTGCCCGGCGCGCGCTCCCCTCCGGTACGCGCACGCCGGGCAGCCTACCTGCTCCCTATGACGCCGCCGCGTCCCACAAGGTGCAGTGATGTTCGCGATGAACGTCCGTGGAGAGGGTGATCCCGCCCACACCCGACGTCTTCAGGGACAGCACGTGTCCGGGTGTCCGCCGCTGGTCGGGCATGGCGGGCGCGCCGTCGGCCCGTGGGGTGCCGCCTCTGATGAAGGAGCCCCAGTACTGCACCATCCGGTCGGCGAGCGCCCGCTGTTCGGTATTGAGCGGGGAGTCGAGGCCGAAGTGCTTGAAGAGGTACTGCACCTCGTTGACGTGCGTGGCCCCGAAGTCGAACGTCCTGCCCGCCTCCCTGATCGACGCGAACGGCGGTGAGGTGCGGTCCGCGAACTCGTACGCATAGACGGGCGGCCTGCTCTTCGCAAGCCGCTGGTCGAGCCGGAGCGCCGGGCACGCCATGAGCTGGTCGCCCTGGGCGGCGGCGTACGCGTAGGTGGGAGACGCGTAGTCGGAGAGGGGGTAGGCGTGCAGCGCCTTCTCCCCCGTCGCCTTCCCGTATGTGTCCGTGAGCGCCTTCGGGTAGGCCTCGGCCGTGAGCGGCTTGCCCTGGCCGTCGTACGCGCCGTACGCGAAGAGTCGTCCCTCGTCCTTGTTGGCGCCGTTGAGGACGGGCACATGCGCCGAGCGGCCCCCGGTGATCGCGGCGGCCGGCTGCTCGGGCAGGAAGTCGCCTCCGGTCACCGGCGCCCAGTCGAATCCGGCCTGCGCGTCGAGGATCTCCTTGGCGGACTTGTTACGCAGGCACGCCATCGTGTCCGCCGCCGCTCCGCACCCGGCCTTCTCCGCGAACTTCGCGCCCTCCGCGACCGCCGCACCGTGTGCGCGGGCCGCGCAGTCCCCGTACGCCCCGGACTCGATGATCCCGGCGCGGAACAGGCCGCGCCCGCCCGGCGACGCGAGCTGGGTGCACACCGAGCGACCGCCCGCGGACTCGCCGGCGATCGTCACGCGGTCCCGGTCCCCGCCGAAGCTTCCGATGTTGGCGCGCACCCAGCGCAGGGCCAGCTGCTGGTCCTGGAGGCCGAAGTTGCCCGAGACGCCGTCGGAGGTCTGGCCGTCAAGGCCCGCCGCCGCCAGGAAACCCATCGCTCCCAGGCGGTAGTTGACGGTGACGACGACCGTGCCGGTGCGGCGCGCGAAGGTGTCGGGGACGATGTCGGCGCCCGCACCCGCGGTGAGCCCGCCGCCGTGCAGCCACACCATGACGGGCCGCCCCGCCGAACCGTCCGGCGCGTACACGTTCAGGTCGAGGCAGTCCTCCGTGTACGTCGGGTCCCCGTATCCGGGGTCCCAACTCGACGCCTGTACGCACCTGTTGGAGAAGTCGGTGGCGTCTCGCGCGCCCCGCCAGGACTGCGCCGGGCGCGGCTCACGCCAACGCAGCTTGCCGACGGGCGGTGCGGCGTACGGGATGCTGAGGAACTGCCGCCCCTCGCCGGTGTGTTGACCGCGCACCCAGCCGGACGCGGTGTGCGCCAGGGGGCCGTCGGGCCGTTCGGCGGCGTGCGCCGGCACCAGGGCCGCGGCGGCCAGCGCCACCACGGCCGCGAGCACCACGCGTATTCGACCGCGTCTCATGTCACGTCCACCTCTTCCGCCCGACCACCGCATCCGTGCGCAGCGGAAACTATGACCCAGGTTGACTCGTGTCAACGGATTGAACGAGAAACAAAGAAGGCACCACCCCGTCGGGCAGTGCCTTCCTCGCGGTACGGACCCCGCTCAGCCGTTGGGGCGCAGCGTCCAGACCACCGTCATCTCGCCGGTGACGGCCCCGTCCTGGCGCGTGATCGCGATGGTCACCGGGAACTCGGGGCGCTCGCCCGCGTCGAGCTCGGCGACCACGTCGGCGGCCGGACGGCCGAGCGTCGCGGTGGCGGTGACCGGGCCCATCGCCAGCTTCTTGTACGCGATGTCGGCGCTCACGGCGAGCGGCACGGCGCGCGAGAGCTGGTCGCCGAAGGCGGCGAGCACGATGGCGCCGCTCGCGGACTCGCCGAGCGTGAACAT
Protein-coding sequences here:
- a CDS encoding gamma carbonic anhydrase family protein, with translation MSHEALVTGIGDKEPKVDPEAFVAPTSVVIGDVTLHAGASVWYGAVLRSEVEPITLGADSNIQDNCTVHVDLGFPATIGERVSVGHNAVLHGCTVEDDCLIGMGATVLNGAVIGAGSLVAANALVPQGMVVPPGSMVAGVPAKVRRELSAEEREMLTLNGTHYVELAKRHRAL
- a CDS encoding DedA family protein, whose product is MHVQAWLDTIPAVAVYLLVAGVIGVESLGIPLPGEIVLISAALLSSQHGDVNPIILGACASAGAVVGDSIGYAIGRKGGRPLLAKMGRKFPKHFGPGHVGAAERSFEKWGMWAVFFGRFIALLRIFAGPLAGVLHMPYWKFLIANVLGGVIWAGGTTAVIYYVGVVAEDWLKRFSYVGLGVAILIGLGSMLIVKRRTAKMVAEHEESAEPEPVS
- a CDS encoding carboxylesterase/lipase family protein, translating into MRRGRIRVVLAAVVALAAAALVPAHAAERPDGPLAHTASGWVRGQHTGEGRQFLSIPYAAPPVGKLRWREPRPAQSWRGARDATDFSNRCVQASSWDPGYGDPTYTEDCLDLNVYAPDGSAGRPVMVWLHGGGLTAGAGADIVPDTFARRTGTVVVTVNYRLGAMGFLAAAGLDGQTSDGVSGNFGLQDQQLALRWVRANIGSFGGDRDRVTIAGESAGGRSVCTQLASPGGRGLFRAGIIESGAYGDCAARAHGAAVAEGAKFAEKAGCGAAADTMACLRNKSAKEILDAQAGFDWAPVTGGDFLPEQPAAAITGGRSAHVPVLNGANKDEGRLFAYGAYDGQGKPLTAEAYPKALTDTYGKATGEKALHAYPLSDYASPTYAYAAAQGDQLMACPALRLDQRLAKSRPPVYAYEFADRTSPPFASIREAGRTFDFGATHVNEVQYLFKHFGLDSPLNTEQRALADRMVQYWGSFIRGGTPRADGAPAMPDQRRTPGHVLSLKTSGVGGITLSTDVHREHHCTLWDAAAS
- a CDS encoding DUF4442 domain-containing protein gives rise to the protein MSADQMSIGEMLAATVPMARTLNLEFHETTPEKAVVALPDQADYHNHVGGPHAGAMFTLGESASGAIVLAAFGDQLSRAVPLAVSADIAYKKLAMGPVTATATLGRPAADVVAELDAGERPEFPVTIAITRQDGAVTGEMTVVWTLRPNG